In the Kribbella sp. NBC_00482 genome, one interval contains:
- a CDS encoding VOC family protein, translating to MIICLPIEDRPRSYAFYQEALGLTPVGEPDEDGIPEPLQFQLAADVRMMLIPTEGFGWVLGDQPAAPYGRSECILSVEVDSEEAVSALAAKAVAAGAVEVTAPTRKPWTYMATFTDPDGHLWMVTAP from the coding sequence ATGATCATCTGTCTCCCGATCGAGGACCGGCCGCGCTCGTACGCCTTCTACCAGGAGGCACTCGGCCTGACCCCGGTCGGCGAACCGGACGAGGACGGCATCCCCGAACCCCTGCAGTTCCAGCTCGCCGCCGACGTCAGGATGATGCTGATACCGACCGAAGGCTTCGGCTGGGTGCTGGGCGATCAGCCGGCCGCGCCTTATGGGCGGAGCGAGTGCATCCTCAGCGTGGAGGTCGACAGCGAAGAGGCTGTCAGCGCTCTGGCTGCCAAGGCGGTCGCCGCCGGGGCGGTAGAGGTGACGGCACCGACTCGCAAGCCGTGGACCTACATGGCCACTTTCACCGACCCCGACGGGCATCTCTGGATGGTCACGGCTCCTTGA
- a CDS encoding maleylpyruvate isomerase family mycothiol-dependent enzyme, producing MAGERSELAELLAGLSVDDWDRPTLCAGWRVREVVSHITMPYRISVPRFLAGMVRAGGSFNRYADRQARQDAVELTSAQLVECLRQNINHPWKPPGGGFEGALSHDVIHGLDVTVALGIDRQVPSERLRIVFDAMRPRHAKYFGVDLTDVQLQATDLTWTYGAGTPLTGAAQDLLLVLSGRSLPPNHLSGRDADRFTAGVTR from the coding sequence GTGGCGGGAGAGCGGTCCGAGCTGGCTGAGCTGCTGGCCGGGCTGTCGGTAGACGACTGGGACAGGCCGACGCTGTGCGCCGGGTGGCGGGTGCGGGAGGTGGTCTCGCACATCACCATGCCGTATCGGATCTCGGTGCCGCGGTTCCTGGCCGGGATGGTCCGGGCGGGAGGCAGCTTCAACCGGTACGCCGACCGGCAGGCGCGGCAGGATGCGGTGGAGCTGACGTCGGCGCAGCTGGTCGAGTGTCTGCGGCAGAACATCAACCACCCGTGGAAACCGCCCGGTGGCGGGTTCGAGGGCGCGCTGTCGCACGACGTGATCCACGGCCTCGACGTGACCGTTGCACTGGGCATCGACCGGCAGGTGCCGTCCGAGCGGCTGCGGATCGTCTTCGACGCGATGAGGCCACGCCACGCCAAGTACTTCGGCGTCGACCTGACCGACGTACAACTGCAGGCAACCGACCTCACCTGGACCTACGGCGCCGGCACACCGCTCACCGGCGCGGCACAGGACCTCCTGCTGGTCCTCAGCGGCCGTAGCCTCCCACCGAACCACCTCTCCGGTCGCGACGCCGACCGCTTCACCGCTGGAGTGACCCGATGA